One region of Quercus lobata isolate SW786 chromosome 2, ValleyOak3.0 Primary Assembly, whole genome shotgun sequence genomic DNA includes:
- the LOC115978091 gene encoding transcription factor MYB114-like, translating to MEGSFGVRKGAWTEEEDILLKQCIQKHGEGKWHLVPVSAGLNRCRKSCRLRWLNYLKPNIKRGNFGADEVDLMLRLHKLLGNRWSLIAGRLPGRTANDVKNYWNTHLLKKGSSHITKLKEKPQDMVKVNVIKPQPWTFSKNLTWLSGKPAIVGSFQKKEDIRDISQTPMQSESRINWWESLSNCGELDERATCTQCGRLNEVPKEIFWAEEMAPEAKVVGDTLDEDVLNYWGDLSLDMDLWEVLNAE from the exons ATGGAGGGCTCTTTTGGTGTGAGAAAAGGTGCATGGACTGAGGAGGAAGATATTCTACTTAAGCAATGCATTCAGAAGCACGGTGAGGGAAAATGGCACCTGGTTCCTGTCAGTGCAG GCTTAAATAGATGTAGGAAAAGCTGCAGACTGAGGTGGTTGAACTACCTGAAGCCAAATATCAAGAGAGGAAACTTCGGCGCAGACGAAGTTGATCTTATGCTCAGGCTTCATAAGCTGCTAGGTAACAG aTGGTCACTTATTGCAGGTAGACTTCCGGGAAGAACAGCTAATGATGTGAAAAACTATTGGAATACACACCTCCTCAAAAAGGGAAGTTCACACATCACCAAGCTGAAAGAAAAGCCCCAAGATATGGTGAAAGTGAACGTAATAAAGCCACAACCTTGGACCTTCTCCAAAAACTTAACTTGGTTAAGTGGGAAACCTGCAATTGTAGGAAGCTTTCAAAAAAAGGAAGATATCAGAGACATATCTCAAACACCAATGCAATCGGAGAGTAGGATTAACTGGTGGGAAAGCTTGTCAAATTGCGGGGAACTTGATGAGAGAGCCACATGTACGCAATGTGGCAGGTTGAATGAAGTGCCCAAAGAAATCTTTTGGGCGGAGGAAATGGCACCAGAGGCAAAAGTTGTGGGGGACACTCTAGATGAGGATGTCCTGAATTATTGGGGTGACTTATCTCTTGATATGGACCTTTGGGAGGTTCTCAATGCAGAATAG
- the LOC115967140 gene encoding uncharacterized protein LOC115967140: MPQLEKEMDQMRKVMVEMRENMRRANPLKDLVHRTDSPFTASINSHPLPPKFEMPSLDSYDGARDPFDHTATFKTTMHLQEVLDEIMYRAFPTTLKGLAEALTVDEVDDKLLLAAFHNKVSSNLSIHKLYEKEPQSMAELIHSARNFMNAEDAIIAKKRKRAERMEAHPARHSEEGPCPKKGRMEDKKELDNRKTGSSSGRSQNYTPLNAPLDQVLMQIKDDPSFKWPEKMKGDPNKRNKNKYCRFHRDHGHDMDECYDLKQQIENPIKQGKLRHFVGRDHKDEKLKGKMEESSQPPTRRDKGYHRRDFDGTVFQVKEDVSQSGAKHPTLWTIPKDDRN; the protein is encoded by the exons ATGCCACAATTGGAGAAGGAAATGGACCAGATGAGAAAGGTTATGGTGGAGATGAGAGAGAATATGAGAAGGGCAAATCCACTAAAGGATCTAGTCCACCGAACAGATTCCCCTTTCACAGCTTCCATCAACAGTCACCCCTTGCCTCCAAAGTTCGAGATGCCTTCATTGGATTCATACGATGGAGCACGTGACCCATTTGATCATACAGCCACTTTCAAGACTACCATGCACCTTCAAGAAGTCCTAGATGAGATTATGTatagagccttccctaccactCTCAAAGGACTGGC GGAAGCCCTAACCGTGGACGAGGTGGATGACAAGCTACTCTTGGCGGCCTTCCATAATAAGGTTAGTTCTAATTTATCCATCCACAAGCTATATGAGAAGGAGCCTCAATCCATGGCTGAACTCATTCATTCGGCCCGAAACTTTATGAATGCAGAGGACGcaatcatagccaagaagaggaaaagagctgAGAGAATGGAAGCACACCCCGCACGCCACTCAGAAGAAGGTCCttgtccaaagaagggacgaaTGGAAGATAAGAAGGAACTAGATAATAGGAAGACGGGTTCGTCCTCAGGAAGAAGTCAGAACTACACGCCCTTAAACGCTCCACTCGATCAGGTGcttatgcaaatcaaagatgacCCTTCTTTCAAGTGGCCAGAGAAGATGAAAGGAGATCCCAATAAGCGCAATAAGAATAAATATTGTCGCTTCCATAGAGATCATGGGCATGACATGGACGAGTGTTATGATTTGAAGCAGCAAATCGAGAATCCCATTAAACAAGGAAAGTTGAGGCACTTCGTTGGAAGGGATCATAAAGATGAGAAGTTGAAGGGAAAGATGGAAGAATCATCACAGCCCCCCACTAGGAGAGATAAGGGTTATCATAGGAGGGACTTCGACGGGACAGTCTTCCAAGTCAAAGAAGACGTATCTCAAAGTGGTGCAAAACATCCAACTCTTTGGACGATCCCCAAGGACGATAGGAATTAA